The Streptomyces sp. 135 sequence CCATCACGATCAGCTCCGAGCTGTGCCCGAAGATCTCCAGGATGTCCCGCTTCAGGCGGCGTGCCGCCATCGCGGTGTCCAGCTCCGCCTCGATCACGATGCGGCCGCTCACCAGGTGAAGGCCGCCCGCGAACCGCAGGATCGCCGAGACCTCTGCCTTCCTGCAGCAGGTCCGGGTGACGGGGAGCCGGGAGATCTCGTCCTTCACCGCTGCCGTCATCGCCATGGGCCGATCCTTCCATGCATCCGAAAAATACGGTCGTACGCGGCTGCCAGGAGCTCCGGATCGTGCCTCGGAGTTCCGTCGGGCCGGGCCACCGGCGCCAGCTCGACCGTGGCACCGAGCCGCTTCGCGGCATCGGTCAGTGACTCACGGTCGGGCACGGCGGCCTCGTCGGCCAGCACCACGTCCAGGGCGAGTTTAGGGGCGTGTCGGGCCAAAACCTCCAAATGACGCTGCGGAGAGAAGCCATCGGTTTCTCCCGGTTGCGGCGCGAGGTTGAGCGGGAGGACCTTGCGGGCCTTCGTCTCGGTGAGCGCGTCGAGCAGTTCGGGGACCAGCAGGTGCGGGATCACCGAGGAGAACCAGGAGCCCGGGCCGAGCACCACCCAGTCCGCGTCGAGGACGGCGGCGACCGCCTCGGGAACGGCCGGCGGGTCGTGCGGGACGACGTGCACGGACTGCACCTCGCCCGGGGTGAGGGCCACCGTGGCCTGGCCGCGGACGGTGTCCACATCGTCGGGGCGGCTCGGGTCGTGGCCCTTGACCAGGGCCTGGAGCTCCAGCGGCACGGCGGACATGGGCAGGACGCGGCCCTGGGCGCCGAGCAGCCGGCCGACCAGGTCCAGGGCCTGGACGTGGTCGCCGAGCTGCTCCCACAGGGCGACGATCAGCAGATTGCCGACCGCGTGCTCGTGCAGGTCGCCGCGGGACTGGAAGCGGTGCTGGATGACGCGGGCCCAGGTCTGGCCCCAGTCGTCGTCGCCGCAGAGCGCGGCGAGCGCCTTGCGCAGGTCGCCGGGCGGCAGCACGCCCAGCTCGTCGCGGAGCCGGCCGCTGGAGCCGCCGTCGTCGGCGACGGTGACGACGGCGGTGAGGTCACCGGCCCCGGTGATGCGGCGCAGCGCGGCCAGCGAGGCGGACAGGCCCATGCCCCCGCCGAGTGCGACCACCTTCGGCTGAGTGCCCCGCTTGCGGCCCAGACGGCTCAGGCGGACGCTCCGGCGGGTCGGCTTCACTCGCGCCCCATGTCCCGGTGGACGATGACGGTCTCCACGCCCTCGGACGCCAGGCGCGCCGCGAGCTTCTCCGACATGGCCACGGAGCGGTGCTTGCCGCCGGTGCAGCCGACCGCGATCGTCACGTACCGCTTGCCCTCGCGGCGGTAGCCCGCGGCGATGAGCTGGAGCAGCTCGGCGTAGCGGTCGAGGAACTCCTTGGCGCCGGGCTGGTTGAAGACGTACGCGGCCACCTCGTCGTTGAGGCCGGTGTACTGGCGCAGCTCCGGGACCCAGTGCGGGTTGGGCAGGAAGCGCATGTCCACGACCAGGTCGGCGTCGACCGGCAGGCCGTACTTGAAGCCGAAGGACATGACGGTGGCCCGCAGCTCGGGCTCCTCCTCGCCCGCGAACTGGGCGTCCATCTTGGCGCGCAGCTCGTGGACGTTCAGGCTGGAGGTGTCGATGACCAGGTCGGCGTCGCCGCGCAGCTCGCGCAGCAGGTCGCGCTCGGCCGCGATGCCGTCGACGATGCGGCCGTCGCCCTGGAGCGGGTGGGGGCGGCGGACCGACTCGAAGCGGCGGACCAGGGCCTCGTCGGAGGACTCCAGGAAGACGATGCGCCGCGTGACGTTCTTGGACTCCAGCTCGGCGAGGGACTCGCGGAGGTTGTCGAAGAAGCGGCGGCCGCGTACGTCGACGACGACCGCGATGCGGGCGACGTTGCCCTGCGAGCGGGCGCCGAGCTCCACCATGGTGGGGATCAGCGCGGGCGGCAGGTTGTCGACCACGAACCAGCCGAGGTCCTCCAGGCACTTGGCCGCCGTGCTGCGTCCGGCACCCGACATGCCGGAGATGATCACCAGTTCGGGGATCGCCGTGTCGGGGACTCCTGGCGTCTCGATCGGCGTGCCCGCGCTCACTTGCTCTCCACCTTCGTCGTGCTCGCTCATGTGTCCTGCCCCCGTCGTTCCTCTGAGGTGCCCGCGGTCACGGGCTCCTCGCCTGCACTGCCGGAGGCGCCCACTGGGGTGGGCTCCTCGTCTTCACTGCCAGGGGTGCCCGCTGGGGAGGGCCCCTCGTCTTCGCTGCCGGGGAGCCCCGCTGTCACGGGCTCCACGTCTTCGGTGCGGGAGGCGTCCGCTGGGGAGGGCCCCTCGTCTTCGCTGCCGGGGGAGCCCACCGTCACGGGCTCCTCGGCCGCACTCTCCGAGGCGCCCACTGGGGTGCGCTCCTCGTCTTCGCTGCCAGAGACGCCCGCCGAGGTGGGCCTCTCGTCCTCACTGCCGGGGAGCCCCGCTGTCACGGGCTCCACGTCTTCGGTGCGGGAGGCGTCCGCTGGGACGAGCCCCTCGCCCTCGCTACCGGGGAGCGCCGCCGCCACGGGCTCCTCGGCCGCACTCTCCGAGGCGCCCGCCGAGGTGGGCTCCTCGTCTTCCATGATCTCTCCGGTGGCCATGTTCACGGCGGGGCCCGCGGGCACCGCCCCGGCGAGGGCCGCCACGATGACCTCGGCGGTCTTGCGGCCTATGCCGGGCACCTCGCAGATCTGGTCGATTGTCGCGGATCGCAGCCGCTTCACCGAACCGAAGTGCTTGATCAGCGTCCGCTTGCGGGCGTCGCCGAGGCCCGGCACGTCGTCCAGCGGCCCCGCCTTGAATCGCTTGGCCCGCTTGGCCCGCTGGTAGGTGATCGCGAAGCGGTGCGCCTCGTCCCGTACGCGCTGCAGGAGGTAGAGCCCCTCACTGGTGCGCGGCAGGATGACCGGGTCGTCCTCGCCGGGGACCCAGACCTCCTCCAGGCGCTTGGCGAGGCCGCAGACCGCGATGTCGTCGATGCCCAGCTCGTCCAGGGCCCGCTTGGCGGCCGCGACCTGCGGTCGGCCGCCGTCGACGACGACGAGCTGCGGGGGGTACGCGAAGCGCTTGGGGCGGCCGTCCTCCTCGGTCAGACCGCTCGCGGGCACCTCGCCGTTGGCGTCGATGGTGTCCGTGGCGGCCCCCTCGTCCGACCACTCCCCCGTCTTCTCCTTGTCGGAGATGTAGCGCTTGAAGCGGCGGGCGATCACCTCGTGCATGGAACGGACGTCGTCCTGGCCCTCGCCGTGCCAGATTTGCGTGTCCCCGACACGGCCCTTGATCTGGAAGCGGCGGTACTCGCTCTTCCTGGCGAGGCCGTCCTCGAAGACGACCATCGACGCCACGACGTCGTCGCCCTGGAGGTGCGAGACGTCGTAGCACTCGATGCGCAGGGGGGCGCTGTCCAGCTCCAGGGCGGCGGCGATCTCCTCCAGGGCGCGGGAGCGGGTGGTCAGGTCGGAGGCGCGCCTGGTCTTGTGCAGGACCAGGGACTGCTGGGCGTTGCGCGCGACGGTCTCCATCAGGGCCTTCTTGTCGCCACGCTGCGGGATGCGCAGCGAGACGTTCGCCCCGCGGCGCTCGGTCAGCCACTCCTGGACCGGCTCCAGGGGGTCGGGCAGGGCGGGGACGAGCACCTCCTTGGGCACGGCGTCGCCGCTCTCCTCGCCGTACAGCTGCTGGAGGGCGTGTTCGACGAGGTCGCCGCTGGTGACGGCCTCGACCTTGTCGGTGACCCAGCCGCGCTGGCCGCGCACGCGTCCGCCGCGGACGTGGAAGATCTGGACGGCGGCTTCGAGCTCGTCCTCGGCGAGGGCGATCAGATCGGCGTCGGTGGCGTCGGCGAGGACGACGGCGCTCTTCTCCATCGCCTTCTTGAGGGCGTCGATGTCGTCGCGCAGGCGGGCCGCGCGCTCGTACTCCATCTCCTCGGCGGCGTCCGTCATCTGCCGCTCCAGGCGGCGGATGTACGTCCCCGTGCGGCCCGCCATGAAGTCGCAGAAGTCCTCGGCGAGTTGGCGGTGGTCCTCGGGGGTGACGCGCTCCACACAGGGCGCCGAGCACTTGCCGATGTAGCCCAGCAGGCAGGGGCGGCCGGTGCGGGTGGCGTTCTTGAACACGCCCGCGGAGCAGGTGCGCACCGGGAAGGCGCGCAGGAGCAGGTCGACGGTGTCGCGGATCGCCCACGCGTGGCCGTACGGCCCGAAGTACCGCACGCCCTTCTTCTTCTGGCCGCGCATCACCTGCACGCGCGGGAACTTCTCGTTCATCGTCACCGCGAGGTAGGGGTAGCTCTTGTCGTCGCGGTACTTGACGTTGAACCGGGGGTCGAACTCCTTGATCCAGGAGTACTCCAGCTGGAGCGCCTCGACCTCGTTGTTCACCACCGTCCACTCGACGGAGGCGGCGGTCGTCACCATGGAGCGCGTGCGGGGGTGGAGGTTCGCCAGGTCCTGGAAGTAGCTGGCCAGGCGCTGGCGCAGGCTTTTGGCCTTCCCGACGTAGATCACCCGGCGGTGCTCGTCGCGGAATTTGTAGACCCCCGGGGCGTCGGGGATCTGTCCCGGCTTGGGGCGGTAGCTGGAAGGGTCGGCCATGTCGGACAGCCTACTGGCGTGGGCTGACAGTCCGGGGTGGCCGCCTCCTGCCCGGGGCGGTGGACGGGACGGCGGCCGGTGTCCCGGCCGCCGTCCCCCGGATCAGCCCTGGTGCCGGGCCCGGCGGCGCCTGACCAGCACCGTCCCGGAGAGGCCGAGCGCGGCCAGGACGCCCGCGCCCGCCAGCGAGGAGGCGACGGTGACGGGACCCTGCTCCTGTCCCTGGCCCTGGCCCTGCGCTTGGCCTTGGCCGGATGCCTGCTCGGGCCTCGCGGCGTCGTCGTACCCGCCCGCCTTGCCGGACTTCTCGTACGCGGAGTCCGGCAGCTTGTCGCCGTACGCCTTCTGGACGCGCTCCCGGTAGGCGGCCAGCGAGGTCCCTTCGGCGCCCACCGCGCGGACCGCGTCCTTGTCGAGGGGTAGCACGCGCGCGTGGCCCTGCACGTACCAGGCGTTGATCTGCGGCTCGTGGAAGACGGTGCCGCCGGGCAGCTTCTCGGCGCCCACGCGCGCGTAGCGGGTCTCGTCGTCCCCTGTGGCGATGTTCACGACCTGCCAGGAACCGCCCCGCTCGACGGTCCACAGGGAGGCCTTCTGGCCGTCGGAGGAGACGGCCTTGCTGGCGAGGAACTCCAGGCGGGCGACCGGAGCGCCCTTCTTGCCCGCGACGAACTCCGGGGAGAGGTAGTACACGGGCACGGCCCTGCCCTCGATGCTCGGATCCGCGGCGGCCTTGGTGACCGCTCCCTCCCTGGCGAAGAAGCGGGAGAGCGTGTCGAGGGTCCGCGGCGCCTCGGCGGCCTGGTGCGCGGCGGCGCGGGAGGCCGCGGAGGGCGCGGCGGGGCCGGTGTCCGCGGAGGCCTGCGGGGCCGCGAGGCCCAGGAAGAGGGTGGCGGCCGAACCGGCGAGCGCGGCCCTGACCAGGTGGCGGGGAAGGTGACGGGTCATCGCGCTCACGCCCCGATCCGGTAGAGCGAGTGGGTCCAGGAGAAGGTGTTGTTGTCGACGTACCAGGCGTGCGAGGCCCAGTTGTAGCGGTCGCTCGAGGGCCAGGGGTCGCCCCAGTAGACCCAGCTGTTGGCGTCGTCGTAGCCGTAGAGGACGTGCATGTGGCCGCCACCGTTGGACCACTGGATGCGGGTCTCCACCGGGCGTCCGGAGTCGATCTCCGCCTTCACCGTGGGGTAGCGGAGCCAGCCGGTGACGTACGAGCCGGGGTTGATGCCCGCCCAGCGCAGGCCGTTCTGGACGTTGCCGAGCGTGGCCTGGTTGTTGGGGCACTCGGTGTTCTGGCTGCGTCCGAAGGCGGCGTTGCAGAACTGGTTCTGGCTGTAGTTGCGGCCCATGAAGGCCGCGATGGTGTTGCCGCCGGCCGCCCAGCACCAGTTGGTCTTCGCTTGCGCCTGCATGGTGATGTTCAGGCGCCTGGCGGCCAGCGCGGACGGGTCGGCGGCGGTGCCGGTCGCCTTGTCGGCGGCGGGCGCGGCGGTGGTTACGGGGGCGGGGGCCGCCGTGGCCGTGGGGGCGGCGAGGAGCGCCGCCGCTACGACGGCGAGCGCGGCCAGGCGCTTACGTCTGCCTATGCCGCTGTTCCTGCTGATCGGTGGGCGCATCGCGGTCCTCCCGAGCGGGGTGTGGGGTATGGAGGAGCGCGTCCGGACGCTGCGATTGAGCATCGAGTGTTGTCGGGTGCAGGTCAACACGCTTCAATGCGGAATTACCTGGGCCGTGAACGGCGGGCGTACGGAAGTGAACGGACGTCGTACGCCCACCTGGCGACCCGCTCCGACCGGCACGAACGCCGGGGCGGCTGGAGTGAACGTTCACAGGAGGGCCGCATGCGGCACGGCACACAGTTGGCGGGGGGCGTACGCGCGGAGGGCGTGCCCGCGGAGCGCTTGCCCGCAGGGCGCTTGCCCGCGTCGGGCGCGGCCCGGACGGCGGACGGATACCCGGCGGATCCGGCGCATCCGGCGGACTCGGTGGACTCGTCGGCGGACTCGGCCGACCTGGCGGACCTCGCGGCCGCCCTGCGCACCGGCCCCTTCCACATCGCGCTGCGCACCGCGATCGCCAGCCGGCGGCTGCCGCTCCAGAGGGTGCGGCACCATCTGGCCCAGTACGGCATCCACGTCGGCGTGACCAGCCTGAGTTACTGGCAGCAGGGGGCCCGGCGCCCCCAGCGCGCCGAGTCGCTGCGCGCCGTACGCGCCCTGGAGGAGATCCTCCAGCTGCCCGAGGAGTCGCTGATCCGGCTCCTGGCCCGGCCGGGCGAGCGCGCCGACCGGGAACGGCCCGCCGCCCGTTCGTACCGCTCCCTCGTGGAGGCCTCCGACGTGCTGCGCGCGCTCCTCGTCGAGCTGGGCTCCCCCGTGGACGGCGGGCTGCACACCATCGGCCATCACGAGCGGGTGCGGATCGGCGCGCGGCGTGAGCTGGTCGGCCGGGAGTCACAGCACGCCGTGCGCGCCCACCGGGACGGCGTGGACCGCTACGTCGCCATCTACCACGGTGATCCCGGCTGCGCCCCCGACCGGGTGCGGGTGCGCGCCCTGGAGAACTGCCGGACCGGCCGCGTGCGGTGGCACGAGGGAGCGGGCGTGCTGGTCGCCGAACTGCTCTTCGACACACGGCTGCGCGCGGGCGACACCCACCTGTTCGCCTACGGCTTCGATGACGGCACCGCGGGGACGGCCACCGAGTACGTGCGGGGCTTCACCTACGCGGGCGGCCAGTACGCGCTACAGATCCGCTTCGACGACCAGGCCCTGCCCGTACGCTGCCACCGCTTCGCCCAGCAGTCGGCCGCGGCCCCGCGCGGCGGACGCCAGGAGCTGACGCTGAGCGGCAGCCACCGCTCGGTGCACCTGGTGGAGCCGCAGGTGCGGGCGGGGCTGCTGGGGATCGCGTGGGACTGGGAGTGAGGCCGGGCGGGTCCTAGGCCTTCTTCTCCGGGCCCGCGATGATCTTGCCGTTCTCCACCTTCACCGGCAGTTCGGGCAGCGGCTTGACGGCCGGTTCCTTCAGGACCTTGCCGTTCGTGGCGTCGAACTGACTGCCGTGGCACTGGCAGATCAGCTTGCGCCCCTCCAGCTTGTTGATCGGGCAGCGGGCATGGGTGCAGATCGTGCTGTACGCCGTGTACTCGTCGTCGGAGATCCGGCTGACGACCACGTTCTGATCGGTGTACAGCTTCGAGGCGCCCACCTTCACGTCGTCGGACTTCCCGAGGTCCACCGGCGCGGTCGGCGCCGACCGGTTCGATCCCCCGTCACCCGAGGAGCAGGCGGTGAGCCCCAGCCCGACGGCCGGGGCGAGGGCGGCGGCCCGCAGCACGGTGCGGCGGGCGGGGGGCGTGCCGGGCATGGTGTCTCCACAGGTCAGGGGCGTCGGTGACGGAGCAGACGATACCGGCGGGAGCCGTTTGGACCGGGTGCGGCGCGGGCGTGCCCGAGTGGTGCCCGCTAACCGCCGAGGGGTCCCGCACGGCCTAGCCTGTGCGGGACGCAGGGCCCGCGCGGCCCGAGCCGAGCCGAGGCAGCGCCGGAGAGGAACCGCCGTGATAGTCGTCGCAGGAGAGGCCCTGATCGACCTCGTGCCGCAGGAGGCGGAGGGGGGCGCCGCGGCCGGGCTGCCGGCGCTCGCGCCGCGCCTCGGCGGGGGCCCGTACAACACCGCCGTGGCGCTCGGCCGTCTCGGCTCCCCCGTCGCCTTCTGCTCGCGCGTCTCGCGGGACGTGTTCGGCGAGGCGCTGCTCGACGGGTTGCGGGCGGCCGGTGTCGACGTCTCGTACGTGCAGCGGGGCCCCGAGCCGACGACGCTCGCCGTGGCGTCGGTCGGCGCGGACGGCTCGGCCGGGTACGCCTTCTACGTGGAGGGCACGGCCGACCGGCTCTTCAGCGCCCCCGATCAGCTGCCCGACGGTGTACGGGCCATGTCGTTCGGCACCTGCTCGCTCGTCCTGGAGCCGGGCGCGAGCGCGTACGAGGAGCTGCTGCGCCGGGCGGCGGCGCGCGGGGTGTTCACGGCGCTCGACCCCAACGTACGGGCCGGGCTGTTCCCCGACGCCGACGCCTACCGCGCGCGGTTCACGAGCTGGCTGCCGTCCGTCACGTTGCTCAAGCTCTCGCAGGACGACGCCGACTGGCTCGGCGGCACCCCGCGGGAGTGGTTGACGGCCGGGCCATCGGCCGTGGTGGTCACGCACGGCGGTGACGGCCTCTCCCTCTACACACGGGACGGCACGGAGGTGCGGGTGCCCGGCGTACCGGTCGACGTGGTGGACACGATCGGCGCGGGCGACACGGTCAACGCGGCCCTCCTGCACGGCCTCGCGGCCCGGGACGTGCTCTCGGCAGAGGCCTTGGCCGCCCTGGACGAGGACGGCTGGACGGCCGTCCTCCGCTTCGCGGCGCGTGCGGCGGCGGTCACCTGCTCACGGACGGGGGCGGAGCCTCCGTACATGGCGGAACTCGACCAGGGCAGGGAGTGAGAGAGCCGGTCACGCGGTTTGCCGGCCACCGTCCGGGAGGTGACCGGCAACAGGCAGCCGCTGCCCGGCGCGCGGCCGTACGACGCCGAGGTGGGCGCCGTCCAGCACGGCGGGTGCGTGCCGGCAGCCCCTCCAGCCTTCGGGGCGTCCTCAGTCGTCCGTGAACGCCCCATGCCGCCCCGCCCCCGCCGCGAACCGGGCGGCGCCCTCGGCCGCCTCGCCCCCCTCGGTCAGGGAGCGCCGCCCGTGCCGCAACTCGCCCGCCATCGCGTCCTGTTCGGACAGGCCGCCCTGTTCCAGGAGGGAGAGCCGGTCCTCCCGCAGGCACGTCTGCGGGAACGCGGCGATCTCGGCGGCGAGCCGCTCGGCCGCGGCGCGCGAGGTGCCCGCGGGGACCACGCGGTTGACCAGACCCATGCCGAGCGCCTCCGCCGCGTCCACCGGGCGGCCCGTCAGGACCAGGTCCATGGCGCGGCCCTCGCCGATCAGCCGGGGCAGCCGCACCGTCCCGCCGTCGATGAGCGGCACGCCCCAGCGGCGGCAGAAGACGCCGAGGACGGCGTCCTCCTCGGCGACCCGCAGATCGCACCAGAGGGCCAGTTCGAGGCCGCCCGCGACGGCGTGACCGGAGATCGCCGCGATCACCGGCTTGGCCAGGCGCATCCGGGTGGGGCCCATGGGGCCGTCGCCGTCCCGCGTCACGTCGTTGCCGTCAGGGGTGCCGATGGCCTTGAGGTCCGCGCCCGCGCAGAAGGTGCCGCCCTCGCCCCACAGAACGGCGACGGATGCCTCGGGGTCGGCGTCGAAGGCACGGAAGGCGTCGGCGAGGGCGCGCGCGGTGGGTCCGTCGACGGCGTTCCGCGCGGCAGGGCGGGACAGTACGACGGTGGTGACGGGGCCTGCGCGTTCAGTACGTACGGACATGGGAGCAGCCGACCACGGCGACGGGAACCGGACAAGGCCTCTTCCGGGCGCCGGACGCGTACGGGTACGGGTGCGAGTACGGATACGGGTACGCGTACGGGTACGGATACGTGATACGCCGAAGGCGTCCCGCCCGGTGAGGGGAGAGACGCCTTCGGCACAGGCGGAGCCGGTCAGGCCTTGCGGGCCCGCGTCGCCGTCTTCTTCGCGGCGGCCTTCTTGGTGGCGGCGGCCGTCTTCTTCGTGGTGGCGGCGGCCTTCTTGGCGGTGGCCGTCGGCTTGTCGGCGGCGGCCGTGCCGGTCCTGACCGTGGCCGTCTTCTTCGTGGCGGTGGCGCTCGCCGCCACCGCCCGCTTGGCGGTGGCCTTCTTCGCCGTCGCCTTCTTGGCCGGCTTGCGCCCCTGCGAGGGCAGCGCGTCGCTGATCCGGTCGGCCGAGATGATCTCCCGAAGGAACTTGCCGGTGTGGCTCGTCGACACCCCTGCGACCTCCTCCGGCGTGCCCTCGGCGACGACCAGACCGCCGCCGCTGCCCCCCTCGGGGCCCATGTCGACGACCCAGTCCGCGGTCTTGATCACGTCGAGGTTGTGCTCGATGACGATGACCGTGTTGCCCTTGTCGACCAGACCGGAGAGGACCGTGATCAGCTTGCTGATGTCCTCGAAGTGCAGACCGGTGGTCGGCTCGTCCAGGACGTAGACGGTCCGGCCCGTGGAGCGCTTCTGGAGCTCGGAGGCCAGCTTCACGCGCTGGGCCTCGCCTCCGGAGAGCGTGGGCGCGGACTGGCCGAGGCGCACGTACCCCAGGCCGACGTCCGTGAGCGTCTTCAGGTGGCGGGCGATGGCGGGCACGGCCTCGAAGAAGCCGAGCGCCTCCTCGATCGGCATGTCGAGGACCTCGGCGATGGACTTGCCCTTGTAGTGGACGTCCAGCGTCTCGCGGTTGTAGCGCGCGCCGTGGCAGACCTCGCACGGGACGTACACGTCCGGCAGGAAGTTCATCTCGATCTTGATGGTGCCGTCACCGGAGCAGTTCTCGCAGCGACCGCCCTTGACGTTGAAGGAGAAGCGCCCGGGGAGGTAACCCCGCACCTTCGCCTCCGTGGTCTCCGCGAAGAGCTTGCGGACGTGGTCGAAGACTCCGGTGTACGTCGCCGGGTTCGACCGCGGGGTGCGGCCGATGGGCGACTGGTCGACGTGTACGACCTTGTCGACGAGGTCGTCGCCCTCCACGCGCGTGTGGCGGCCCGGGACGGAACGGGCGCCGTTCAGCTCCCTGGCCAGGTGCGTGTAGAGGATGTCGTTGACCAGCGTCGACTTGCCGGACCCCGAGACGCCGGTGACGGCCGTGAGGACGCCGAGCGGGAAGGAGACGTCGATGTCCTGGAGGTTGTTCTCCCGGGCGCCGTGGACCGTGAGCCGGCGCGCCGGGTCGGCGGGTCGGCGCACGTCAGGGACCGGGATGGCCTTCTTGCCCGAGAGGTACTGCCCGGTGATCGACTTGTCGTTGTCCAGCAGCTCCTTCATGGAGCCGCTGTGCACGACCTTGCCGCCGTGCTCGCCCGCGCCGGGGCCGATGTCGACGACCCAGTCGGCGACCTTGATCGTGTCCTCGTCGTGCTCGACGACGATGAGCGTGTTGCCCATGTCGCGCAGGCGTACGAGGGTCTCGATGAGCCGGTGGTTGTCGCGCTGGTGGAGGCCGATGGACGGCTCGTCCAGGACGTAGAGCACGCCGACGAGGCCGGAGCCGATCTGGGTGGCGAGGCGGATGCGCTGGGCCTCGCCTCCGGAGAGGGTGCCCGCCGCGCGGTTCAGCGAGAGGTAGTCCAGGCCGACGTCGACCAGGAAGCGCAGCCTTTCGTTGACCTCCTTGAGGACGCGCTCGGCGATCTTCTTGTCGCGGGCGCCCAGCCTCAGCTCGGCGAGGAAGTCCGCGCAGTCGCTGATGGACATCGCGGAGACCTCGGCGATGGACTTCCCCATGACCGTGACGGCCAGGACGATCGGCTTGAGGCGCGTGCCCTCACAGGTGGGGCAGGGCACCTCGCGCATGTAGCCCTCGAAGCGCTCGCGACTGGCGTCGCTCTCGGCCTCGCTGTGCCGGCGCTTGACGAAGGGCACGGCGCCTTCGAAGGCGGTGGTGTAGACCCGCTCGCGGCCGTAGCGGTTGCGGTAGCGCACCTCGATCTGCGTCTTGTGGCCGTACAGCAGGGCCTTCTTGGCGCGCTGCGGAAGCCCGGCCCAGGGCATGTCGGTGGCGAAGCCGAGGGCGTCGGAGAGCGCGTTCACCAAGCGGGCGAAGTAGTCCTTGGTGTGGCCGTGCGACCAGGGGTGGATGGCGCCCTCGTCGAGCGACTTGTCCTCGTCCGGGACGATCAGCTCGGGGTCGACCTCCATGCGCGTACCGATACCCGTGCAGTCCGGGCAGGCGCCGAAGGGCGAGTTGAAGGAGAAGGAGCGGGGCTCCAGCTCCTCGAAGGACAGGTCGTCGTACGGGCAGTAGAGGTGCTCCGAGTACATGCGCTCGCGCTCGGGGTCGTCCTCGGGGAGGTCGACGAAGTCGAGCACGACCATGCCGCCGGAGAGGCCGAGGGCGGTCTCCACGGAGTCGGTCAGGCGGCGCTTGGCGGAGTCCTTCACCGTGAGGCGGTCGACGACCACCTCGATGGTGTGCTTCTCCTGCTTCTTGAGCGTGGGCGGCTCGGAGAGCTGGATCGTCTGTCCGTCGACCCGCGCGCGGGAGTACCCCTTGGTCTGGAGGTCGGCGAAGAGGTCGACGAACTCGCCCTTGCGCTCGCGCACCAGCGGGGACAGGACCTGGAAGCGGCTGCCCTCGGGCAACTCCAGGACCTTGTCGACGATGGCCTGCGGCGACTGCCGGGTAATGGGGCGGCCGCACTCGGGACAGTGCGGCTTGCCGATGCGCGCGAAGAGCAGGCGCAGGTAGTCGTAGA is a genomic window containing:
- the uvrA gene encoding excinuclease ABC subunit UvrA, producing MADRLIVRGAREHNLKNVSLDLPRDSLIVFTGLSGSGKSSLAFDTIFAEGQRRYVESLSSYARQFLGQMDKPDVDFIEGLSPAVSIDQKSTSRNPRSTVGTITEVYDYLRLLFARIGKPHCPECGRPITRQSPQAIVDKVLELPEGSRFQVLSPLVRERKGEFVDLFADLQTKGYSRARVDGQTIQLSEPPTLKKQEKHTIEVVVDRLTVKDSAKRRLTDSVETALGLSGGMVVLDFVDLPEDDPERERMYSEHLYCPYDDLSFEELEPRSFSFNSPFGACPDCTGIGTRMEVDPELIVPDEDKSLDEGAIHPWSHGHTKDYFARLVNALSDALGFATDMPWAGLPQRAKKALLYGHKTQIEVRYRNRYGRERVYTTAFEGAVPFVKRRHSEAESDASRERFEGYMREVPCPTCEGTRLKPIVLAVTVMGKSIAEVSAMSISDCADFLAELRLGARDKKIAERVLKEVNERLRFLVDVGLDYLSLNRAAGTLSGGEAQRIRLATQIGSGLVGVLYVLDEPSIGLHQRDNHRLIETLVRLRDMGNTLIVVEHDEDTIKVADWVVDIGPGAGEHGGKVVHSGSMKELLDNDKSITGQYLSGKKAIPVPDVRRPADPARRLTVHGARENNLQDIDVSFPLGVLTAVTGVSGSGKSTLVNDILYTHLARELNGARSVPGRHTRVEGDDLVDKVVHVDQSPIGRTPRSNPATYTGVFDHVRKLFAETTEAKVRGYLPGRFSFNVKGGRCENCSGDGTIKIEMNFLPDVYVPCEVCHGARYNRETLDVHYKGKSIAEVLDMPIEEALGFFEAVPAIARHLKTLTDVGLGYVRLGQSAPTLSGGEAQRVKLASELQKRSTGRTVYVLDEPTTGLHFEDISKLITVLSGLVDKGNTVIVIEHNLDVIKTADWVVDMGPEGGSGGGLVVAEGTPEEVAGVSTSHTGKFLREIISADRISDALPSQGRKPAKKATAKKATAKRAVAASATATKKTATVRTGTAAADKPTATAKKAAATTKKTAAATKKAAAKKTATRARKA